DNA sequence from the Pseudoxanthomonas indica genome:
CCTGGCAGATGGCGGCGTGCCGGCTGGGATTGGATTGTGGTCCGCGCGGAAACCTGATGACCAGCTACTGCGCCCATGGCGGTATCTGTTCGAAAGACCCGCTGCTGGATTTTCCGGCGTTCGTGGTCGATGCCGGCGTGCCGCGCCAGGGCGAGGCGGAATTGAATGACATGGTCAACAGTCTGGTCGTTGGCCGCAGGAGCAGCGAATGAAGCGCAACAAATGGCGGGTCAGCGCCCGACTGGGCATCTGGTTGATCGTGGCAAGCACCTATGCGGCTGCCGGCACCACGGTCGTCATCAATGCGCTGGATGCGCCGTATCGCCAGCTGCGGCAACCTGCGGCCGGGGTGCATGCCAGCGCCGAGGACCGCGCCATGGCGGCGGCCAAACTGGCCGCGGTCTACCGCGCGCGCAGTGGTGCCCCGTTCTCGGCGCTGCCGGTGGGCACGACCCTGGAAGTGCGCTGGCCGGACGGCTCGCGCGAAACCCTGCGCGTGGTGGACCCACGCTCGCCGTCGGGCATGCAGGTCGAAGGCGCAGCATCGGGCAAACACTGATCCTTGCTGCCAGGCGCAAACGACAAGGGTCGGATTCCTGCGAATCCGACCCTTTATTTTTCCGCATGCGGCGTTCGATCAGACCAGCGCGATCGACTTGTTCTTGCGTTCGGCCAGGCGCTTTTCCAGATAGTGGATGTTCTGGCCACCGGCCTGGAAACCCTGGTCGCGCATGATCCGCTGCTGCAGCGGGATGTTGGTCTTGATGCCGTCCACCACCATTTCGCTCAGCGCCACGCGCATGCGCGCAATCGCGGTCTCGCGATCCGGGCCGTGCACGATCAGTTTGCCGATCATGGAATCGTAGTTCGGCGGCACGCGATAGCCTTCGTAGATATGCGTGTCCACGCGCACGCCCGGGCCACCCGGCGGATGGAAATGCTGGATCAGGCCCGGATGCGGCATGAAGGTTTCCGGATCCTCGGCATTGATGCGGCACTCGATCGCATGGCCGCGCATCACGATGTCTTCCTGCTTGATCGACAGCGGGCGACCGGCGGCGATGCGCAGCTGCTCGCAGACCAGGTCGATGCCGGTGATGCGCTCGGTGACCGGGTGCTCCACCTGGATGCGGGTGTTCATTTCGATGAAGTAGAAGCGACCGTTCTCGTACAGGAACTCGAACGTGCCAGCGCCGCGATAGCCGATGCGCAGGCAGGCCTCGACGCAGACCTTGCCGATCTCGGCGCGCTGGGCTTCGGTGATCCCCGGTGCAGGCGCTTCTTCCACCACTTTCTGGTGGCGACGCTGCATCGAGCAGTCGCGCTCGCCCAGATGGATGGCATTGCCCTGGCCGTCGGCCAGCACCTGGATTTCCACATGGCGTGGATTCTCCAGGAACTTCTCCATGTACACCTGATCATTGCCGAAGGCCGCCTTGGCTTCGGACTTGGTGGTGGCGATGGAGTTGCTCAGTGCGGCTTCGGCGTGGACCACGCGCATGCCGCGACCGCCGCCGCCACCGGCGGCCTTGATGATGACCGGGTAGCCGATCTCGCGCGCCACCTTGGTGTTGGCGACGATGTCGTCACCCAGCGGACCACCGGAACCCGGCACGCAGGGCACGCCCGCGGCCTTCATCGCGCGGATGGCTTCGACCTTGTCGCCCATCAGGCGGATGGTGTCGGCCTTGGGCCCGATGAAGATGAAGCCGGACTGCTCCACGCGCTCGGCGAAGTCCGCGTTCTCGCTGAGGAAGCCGTAACCCGGATGGATCGCCTGGGCGTCGGTGACCTCCGCGGCAGCGATGATCGCCGGCACGTTGAGGTAACTGTCGGTGGAAGGCGCCGGGCCGATGCAGACCGACTCATCGGCCATGGCCACATGCTTGAGATTGCGATCGACCGTGGAATGCACGGCGACCGTACGAATGCCCAGGGTGTGGCACGCGCGCAGGATACGCAGCGCGATTTCACCCCGATTGGCGATGACGACTTTGTCTAGCATCGGCGGACCTTCAGCTGATCACGAACAGCGGCTGGTCGAATTCCACCGGCTGGCCGCTTTCGGCCAATACGGCCTGGACGGTGCCGGAAACGTCGGCCTCGATGGGGTTGAACATCTTCATGGCTTCGATGATCGCCAAGGTGTCGCCGGCCTTGACGGTCTGGCCCACGGTGACGAACGCCGGCTTGTCCGGCGAGGGCGAGGTGTAGAACGTGCCGACCATCGGCGCGCGCATCACATGGCCGTCGGGCAGGTTGCTGGCCGGCTTGGCGGTGCCGCCGGTCGAGGCGTCAGTGGGCGAACTCATCGGCATGGGCGCGGCGGGGCGGGCTTCGACCTGCAGCGGTGCGGGTGCGGCCGCGGCGGCGACATAGCCGCCCTTGGGCACGCGCGCCAGGCGCACGGACTCTTCGCCTTCCTTGATCTCGATTTCGGCGAGGTTCGACTCTTCCAGCAGGTCGATGAGTTTCTTGATTTTGCGCAGATCCATAGAGGCCTCTTTGTTGAACGTGCTTGTATTGGATGTGTCCCGGCGCGGGCGGCCGGCAGGTGGGTCAGGCGGACAACCGCGTCAGCGCGGCGTCCAGTGCATAGCGATAGCTGTCGGCGCCAAACCCGCAGACCACGCCCACCGCCAGATCGCTGAAGTAGCTGTGGTGGCGGAACGGCTCGCGGCTGTGCGGGTTGGACAGGTGGATTTCGATGAAGGGCAGGGCCACTGCCGCCAAAGCGTCGCGCAGGGCGACCGAGGTATGGGTGAAGGCGGCCGGGTTGATCAGCACGAAGCCGGTGCCGTCGGCGCGGGCGGCCTGCACCCGGTTGACCAGTTCGTGCTCGCCATTGGACTGGAAGCTCTCCAGTTCATGGCCGGCCTGGCGGGCCTGCTCCACCAGCCCGGCGTCGATGTCAGCCAGGGTCGTGCGGCCATAGACCTCCGGCTCGCGGGTGCCGAGCAGATTGAGGTTGGGGCCATGCAGGACCAGCAGCTTTGCCATCGAGCGCTCCAGCGGAAGGCCGGCAGTCTGCGCGAAGCGGGCGATGCTGTCCATATCGCCGAAGTTGCTAGCGTTTTAATCAACTGTTTGAAAATTGCCGGCCGGCCCGCCGTTGTGCGCTCTTGAGGCCCTCAGCGCTTGCCAGTTTTCTTGCGGGGCGCTGCAGGTGCAGCTGCTGTGGGTGTGGCAGCTGGCTTCTTCAGCCGCAGGGCGGCCGGGCTGGCCGCCGCCGCCTCGTCGCCGTGCAGGGTCATCAGCGATTCCATCAACTGCTCATCGGCGCTGGAGCACACACCCAGCAGCAGGACTTCGTCGCAGCCCTCGGCGGCGATGTAGGCATGGCCCATGTTGGAGTCGATATAGACGGCCTGGCCCACTTCCAGGATCACCGGGTCGTAGAACTCGGTGTGGACCTCGGCGCGGCCTTCCAGCACGTGGATGTACTCCTCGCCGGAGTGGTGCACCAGGTTGCCGAATTCCTCGATGCTCTTGGCGCGCACCCGGGTCAGCACTGGAATCATGCGCTTACGCCGAAGTTCCGGGCACAGGTAGTAATACTCGTAGTTGGGCGTGTTGACCCGGATCGCGTCCTCGATGCGGCCGATGCTGCGGCGCGCGGTCACCGGCGCCTCGGCCACTTCGTCCTCTTCGGCAAACAGCTCGGACATGCGCAGGTTCAGGCGCTGGCTCAGCTGCAACAGCTTGTCGTAGGTCAGGGTCAGGCGGTCGTGTTCCACCTTGGACAGGGTGGACAGCGGAATGCCTGATTGCTCGCTCATTTCCTTGAGCGTCCAGCCTTTGCGGGTGCGCAAAGAACGCAGCAGGCCGCCGATGGTGGGGTGTGGCGATGTCATTGCTTGCTGACTCCTTGCCCGGGGGCAAACTGCATGCGCGTCCTGATTGGGAGCATCATCGCCTGACCCGGCCTGACTCGGGAAGAGTGGGCCGGACGCTTCGTTCCTGCTCGCCGGCAGTGGCATGCGCCTGGCGGGCGATCCGGGATGCATGCCACGGAGTGAGAAAAGGGCGTTGACAATTCTCTGATTAGGACAAAGTATAGCCGAATCAGGATTGCCAGGCTTCCTGGCGTCATTCCATTCAATGCTTCAACAGAGAGGGGAGAGCCCTGTCGATGCGTTCGATTTCTTCGTTCCTGGCCGGTTTGCTGGCCGTTCTGGTGGTTGCGCCCGCTGCGGCCCAACAGACTGTTCCCGCGCCGATGCAGGCGCCGACCGCGAGCGTGCCGCCCGCGCCTGAGACCAGCGCGGCGGCCGCGCCCGCGGCCGACGGCAATGCGGCCCTGACCCGCGCCGATGCCGAAGCCTGGCTCGACGGGCTGATGCCGTACGCGATCGGTCGCGGCAACATCCCGGGCGCCGTCGTGGTCATCGTCAAGGATGGCCAGGTGTTGCTGCAGAAGGGCTACGGCTATGCCGACCTGGAAAAGCGCACGCCGGTGGATCCGGCCACCACGCTGTTCCGTCCCGGCTCGGTGTCCAAGCTGTTCACCTGGACTGCGGTGATGCAGCTGGTCGAACAGG
Encoded proteins:
- a CDS encoding helix-turn-helix domain-containing protein, with the protein product MTSPHPTIGGLLRSLRTRKGWTLKEMSEQSGIPLSTLSKVEHDRLTLTYDKLLQLSQRLNLRMSELFAEEDEVAEAPVTARRSIGRIEDAIRVNTPNYEYYYLCPELRRKRMIPVLTRVRAKSIEEFGNLVHHSGEEYIHVLEGRAEVHTEFYDPVILEVGQAVYIDSNMGHAYIAAEGCDEVLLLGVCSSADEQLMESLMTLHGDEAAAASPAALRLKKPAATPTAAAPAAPRKKTGKR
- the accB gene encoding acetyl-CoA carboxylase biotin carboxyl carrier protein, encoding MDLRKIKKLIDLLEESNLAEIEIKEGEESVRLARVPKGGYVAAAAAPAPLQVEARPAAPMPMSSPTDASTGGTAKPASNLPDGHVMRAPMVGTFYTSPSPDKPAFVTVGQTVKAGDTLAIIEAMKMFNPIEADVSGTVQAVLAESGQPVEFDQPLFVIS
- the accC gene encoding acetyl-CoA carboxylase biotin carboxylase subunit, translating into MLDKVVIANRGEIALRILRACHTLGIRTVAVHSTVDRNLKHVAMADESVCIGPAPSTDSYLNVPAIIAAAEVTDAQAIHPGYGFLSENADFAERVEQSGFIFIGPKADTIRLMGDKVEAIRAMKAAGVPCVPGSGGPLGDDIVANTKVAREIGYPVIIKAAGGGGGRGMRVVHAEAALSNSIATTKSEAKAAFGNDQVYMEKFLENPRHVEIQVLADGQGNAIHLGERDCSMQRRHQKVVEEAPAPGITEAQRAEIGKVCVEACLRIGYRGAGTFEFLYENGRFYFIEMNTRIQVEHPVTERITGIDLVCEQLRIAAGRPLSIKQEDIVMRGHAIECRINAEDPETFMPHPGLIQHFHPPGGPGVRVDTHIYEGYRVPPNYDSMIGKLIVHGPDRETAIARMRVALSEMVVDGIKTNIPLQQRIMRDQGFQAGGQNIHYLEKRLAERKNKSIALV
- the aroQ gene encoding type II 3-dehydroquinate dehydratase, encoding MAKLLVLHGPNLNLLGTREPEVYGRTTLADIDAGLVEQARQAGHELESFQSNGEHELVNRVQAARADGTGFVLINPAAFTHTSVALRDALAAVALPFIEIHLSNPHSREPFRHHSYFSDLAVGVVCGFGADSYRYALDAALTRLSA